Proteins encoded in a region of the Dasypus novemcinctus isolate mDasNov1 chromosome 24, mDasNov1.1.hap2, whole genome shotgun sequence genome:
- the MYL9 gene encoding myosin regulatory light polypeptide 9, whose protein sequence is MSSKRAKAKTTKKRPQRATSNVFAMFDQSQIQEFKEAFNMIDQNRDGFIDKEDLHDMLASMGKNPTDEYLEGMMSEAPGPINFTMFLTMFGEKLNGTDPEDVIRNAFACFDEEASGFIHEDHLRELLTTMGDRFTDEEVDEMYREAPIDKKGNFNYVEFTRILKHGAKDKDD, encoded by the exons ATGTCCAGCAAGCGGGCCAAGGCCAAGACCACCAAGAAGCGGCCGCAGCGGGCCACTTCCAATGTCTTCGCCATGTTTGACCAGTCCCAGATCCAGGAGTTTAAGGAGGCCTTCAACATGATCGACCAGAACCGCGACGGCTTCATCGACAAGGAGGACCTGCACGACATGCTGGCCTCGATGG GGAAGAACCCCACGGACGAGTACCTGGAGGGCATGATGAGCGAGGCGCCGGGGCCCATCAACTTCACCATGTTCCTCACCATGTTCGGGGAGAAGCTGAACGGCACCGACCCCGAGGACGTGATCCGCAACGCCTTCGCCTGCTTCGACGAGGAGGCCTCAG GTTTCATCCACGAGGACCACCTGCGGGAGCTGCTCACCACCATGGGCGACCGGTTCACAGACGAGGAGGTGGACGAGATGTACCGCGAGGCGCCCATCGACAAGAAGGGCAACTTCAACTACGTGGAGTTCACCCGCATCCTCAAGCACGGCGCCAAGGACAAGGACGACTAG